In one window of Janthinobacterium sp. 1_2014MBL_MicDiv DNA:
- a CDS encoding aspartate:alanine exchanger family transporter: MLELFRHTLESSPILALFLVIGAGYALGRVSVFGFSLGVGGVLFAGLALGAFAPGSVPPPLVGSIGLLLFLYGIGVQYGTQFFAGLRGAGQKHNLIAFVAVMGGLAVSVWGGQWIDISLRMASGVFAGAMTSTAALQAALEASHGNGDAAVGYAVAYPFGVVGPMLGLYLAGRILKPVLTPPPAPIIVSEITIDEARLAGAALSELADGPLAGVQVIGVRQGHQNRLPDPSMVIGVGDALMVSGTVEGVEAARTALGHLDPGRLMKDRSDFDGNEVFVSDAEIVGVPLGELNLGKDFPLQIAFIRRGDAMILPHPFLTLEFGDRVMAIAPAKHAADVRKLFGNSITATAEFSYVSLGMGMVLGVLLGLVPIPLPWIGSFSLGLAGGPLVMALILGRLGRVGKVSWRLPLSANLVMRNYGLTIFLASVGMASGLPFVQQVGADGLPMLALGAVTVLVVVALVVILGKVFLRLPFPELLGIAAGATGNPAVLVFANRLARSDRPNLGYAMIFPSMTIVKIVAVQVLLHLYG, translated from the coding sequence ATGCTCGAACTCTTCCGCCATACCCTGGAATCGTCGCCGATCCTGGCCCTGTTTCTCGTCATCGGCGCCGGTTATGCGCTGGGGCGCGTCAGCGTGTTCGGCTTTTCGCTGGGCGTGGGCGGCGTGCTGTTTGCCGGCCTGGCGCTGGGCGCCTTCGCTCCCGGCTCCGTGCCGCCGCCGCTGGTCGGTTCCATCGGCTTGCTGCTCTTCCTGTATGGCATCGGCGTGCAGTACGGCACGCAGTTCTTCGCCGGCTTGCGCGGCGCGGGCCAGAAACATAACCTGATCGCTTTCGTTGCCGTCATGGGCGGCCTGGCCGTGTCCGTCTGGGGCGGGCAGTGGATCGACATTTCGCTGCGCATGGCCAGCGGCGTGTTTGCCGGCGCCATGACCAGCACGGCGGCCCTGCAGGCGGCGCTGGAAGCATCGCATGGCAATGGCGACGCGGCCGTCGGTTATGCCGTCGCCTATCCGTTCGGCGTCGTCGGTCCCATGCTGGGCCTGTACCTGGCCGGGCGCATATTAAAACCCGTGTTGACGCCGCCGCCCGCGCCCATCATCGTGTCGGAAATCACCATCGACGAAGCGCGCTTGGCGGGCGCCGCCCTGTCCGAACTGGCCGATGGCCCGCTGGCGGGCGTGCAGGTGATCGGCGTGCGCCAGGGGCACCAGAACCGCTTGCCCGATCCGTCCATGGTGATCGGCGTGGGCGATGCGCTGATGGTGTCGGGCACGGTCGAGGGCGTGGAAGCGGCGCGCACGGCGCTGGGCCACCTGGACCCGGGCCGTTTGATGAAGGACCGCAGCGATTTCGATGGCAATGAAGTGTTCGTCTCGGACGCGGAAATCGTCGGCGTGCCGCTGGGGGAATTGAACCTGGGCAAGGATTTCCCGTTGCAGATCGCCTTCATACGCCGTGGCGACGCCATGATACTGCCCCATCCCTTCCTGACCTTGGAATTCGGCGACAGGGTGATGGCCATTGCACCGGCGAAACATGCGGCCGACGTGCGCAAGCTGTTCGGCAATTCCATCACGGCCACGGCCGAGTTCAGCTATGTCTCGCTGGGCATGGGCATGGTGCTGGGCGTGCTGCTGGGGCTGGTACCGATACCGTTGCCGTGGATAGGCTCGTTCAGCCTGGGGCTGGCCGGCGGACCGCTGGTGATGGCGCTCATCCTGGGCCGCCTGGGGCGCGTCGGCAAGGTCAGCTGGCGCTTGCCGCTGTCGGCCAACCTGGTCATGCGCAACTATGGCTTGACGATTTTCCTCGCTTCCGTCGGCATGGCCTCCGGCTTGCCGTTCGTGCAGCAGGTGGGCGCCGATGGCTTGCCCATGCTGGCGCTGGGAGCCGTGACGGTGCTGGTGGTGGTGGCCCTCGTCGTGATTTTGGGCAAGGTCTTCCTGCGCCTGCCCTTTCCCGAGTTGCTGGGCATCGCGGCCGGCGCCACGGGCAACCCGGCCGTGCTGGTGTTCGCCAACCGCCTGGCCCGGTCGGACCGCCCGAACCTCGGCTACGCCATGATTTTCCCCAGCATGACCATCGTCAAGATCGTCGCCGTACAAGTGCTGCTGCATTTGTATGGCTGA
- a CDS encoding MarR family winged helix-turn-helix transcriptional regulator, with product MSATESATAPATTSAQAPDLWFSFVRTHRLMIREIERRLAAADLPVYAWYDVLWGLESGQDGSRRMHELADALAIERYNLTRLVDKLETDRLVTRTRSMDDGRAAFVSITEDGKVLRKKMWAVYQATVADLFLAQFDSGEQQDFSAALARAAEAARSAAQSKA from the coding sequence ATGTCTGCAACTGAGTCCGCAACCGCGCCTGCCACTACATCGGCGCAGGCGCCCGACCTGTGGTTCTCGTTCGTGCGCACGCACCGATTGATGATCCGCGAAATCGAGCGCCGCCTCGCCGCGGCCGACTTGCCCGTGTATGCGTGGTATGACGTGCTGTGGGGCCTGGAAAGCGGCCAGGACGGCTCGCGCCGCATGCATGAGCTGGCCGATGCGCTGGCCATCGAGCGCTATAACCTGACGCGCCTGGTGGACAAGCTGGAAACGGACCGGCTGGTGACGCGTACGCGCTCGATGGACGACGGGCGCGCCGCCTTCGTCTCCATCACGGAAGATGGCAAGGTCTTGCGCAAGAAGATGTGGGCCGTCTACCAGGCCACGGTGGCGGACCTGTTCCTGGCGCAATTTGACAGCGGCGAGCAGCAGGATTTCAGCGCCGCCCTGGCCCGCGCCGCCGAGGCGGCCCGCAGCGCCGCTCAGAGCAAGGCGTAA
- a CDS encoding glutathione S-transferase family protein yields the protein MKLYYATGTCSLSPHIVAIEAGIALELARVDIKAIPRITETGADYARTNPNLYVPALALDDGTILLEGTAIVQYLADLAPASGLAPPPGTLARVQLQSWLGFIATELHKAYSPWLFHPEYGTQAQDVARSRIAARLDYVERQLAAGGPYLLGERYSIADAYLYTILGWSAYARVDLSAFPRVKHLIARVGERPAVREAQRVEAGRQAA from the coding sequence ATGAAGCTGTATTACGCAACGGGCACGTGCTCGCTGTCGCCGCACATCGTCGCCATCGAGGCGGGCATCGCGCTGGAACTGGCGCGCGTCGACATCAAGGCCATTCCCCGCATCACGGAAACGGGCGCCGATTATGCGCGCACCAACCCGAACCTGTACGTGCCGGCGCTGGCGCTTGACGATGGCACTATCTTGCTGGAGGGAACGGCCATCGTGCAATACCTGGCCGACCTGGCGCCGGCCAGCGGCCTGGCGCCGCCGCCGGGCACGCTGGCGCGCGTGCAGCTGCAGTCGTGGCTGGGCTTTATCGCCACCGAGCTGCACAAGGCCTACAGCCCCTGGCTGTTTCACCCGGAATACGGCACGCAGGCGCAGGACGTGGCCCGCTCGCGCATCGCCGCGCGGCTAGACTACGTGGAGCGCCAACTGGCGGCCGGCGGGCCGTATCTGCTGGGCGAGCGCTATTCGATCGCGGATGCCTATCTGTACACCATCCTCGGCTGGTCGGCATATGCCAGGGTGGATCTGTCGGCCTTTCCGCGGGTCAAACACCTGATCGCGCGCGTGGGCGAGCGTCCCGCCGTACGGGAAGCGCAGCGCGTGGAGGCCGGACGGCAAGCGGCGTGA
- the metE gene encoding 5-methyltetrahydropteroyltriglutamate--homocysteine S-methyltransferase, whose translation MTVTTHNLGYPRIGAKRELKFALEDCWKGNSTLDALEGHGAELRQRHWQDQNALDLAPVGDFSFYDQVLDLSFTLGNLPQRVRGLGGAALDNYFRVARGRSASDSDCSCVHAGEMTKWFDTNYHYIVPEFAADTQFKLDSSRLLQQLAQARQLGVKAKPVLIGPVTYLWLGKAKDDSDKLALLQGLLPVYVQLLQELAAQGVEWVQIDEPILVTELDTAWQQALVTAYGALSKVNNVKLLLATYFGKLQDNLALACALPVQGLHLDAINARDEVGQLIAQLPSTSVLSLGVVNGRNIWKTDLTAVLDWLEPVHGSLQSRLWIAPSCSLLHVPVDLDSEQTLDADIRSWLAFARQKLDEVHTIAGALNHGRASVQAALDANQAAVQARRQSPRVHNPDVKTAVARIDASLGQRASGYAERAAKQAALLKLPLYPTTTIGSFPQTAEIRQARSQFRSGQLDEASYKKLMRAEIAHCVQEQETLGLDVFVHGEAERNDMVEYFGEQLDGYTFSQFGWVQSYGSRCVKPPILFGDISRPRAMTVEWSTYAQSLTDRPMKGMLTGPVTILNWSFVRDDQPRSVSCHQLALAMRAEVQDLEQAGIRVIQIDEAALREGLPLRKSQWAEYLRWAVESFRITANGVADETQIHTHMCYSEFNDIIAQIADMDADVITIETSRSDMELLDAFDDFKYPNEIGPGVYDIHSPNIPSQEQMVKLMRKAAERIPAQRLWVNPDCGLKTRGWKEVIPALANMVAAAKTLRGDSVA comes from the coding sequence ATGACCGTCACGACACACAATCTGGGCTACCCGCGCATCGGCGCCAAACGCGAACTGAAATTCGCCCTGGAAGATTGCTGGAAGGGCAACAGCACGCTGGATGCGCTGGAAGGCCATGGCGCAGAGTTGCGCCAGCGCCACTGGCAAGACCAGAACGCGCTGGACCTGGCGCCCGTCGGCGATTTTTCCTTCTATGACCAGGTGCTGGACCTGAGTTTTACCCTGGGCAACCTGCCGCAGCGCGTGCGCGGTCTTGGCGGCGCAGCCCTCGATAACTATTTCCGCGTGGCCCGTGGCCGCTCGGCCAGCGACAGCGATTGCAGCTGCGTGCACGCCGGCGAAATGACGAAATGGTTCGACACCAATTATCACTACATCGTGCCGGAATTCGCGGCCGACACGCAGTTCAAGCTCGACAGCAGTCGCCTGTTGCAGCAACTGGCGCAAGCGCGCCAGCTGGGCGTGAAAGCCAAGCCCGTGCTGATCGGCCCCGTCACCTACTTGTGGCTGGGCAAGGCGAAGGATGATTCCGACAAGCTGGCGCTGCTGCAAGGCTTGCTGCCCGTCTACGTGCAACTGTTGCAGGAACTGGCGGCCCAGGGCGTCGAGTGGGTGCAGATCGACGAGCCCATCCTCGTCACGGAGCTCGACACTGCCTGGCAGCAGGCGCTCGTCACGGCCTACGGTGCCTTGAGCAAGGTCAACAATGTCAAATTGCTGCTGGCCACGTATTTCGGCAAGCTGCAAGACAACCTGGCGCTGGCGTGCGCGCTGCCCGTGCAAGGCCTGCACCTGGATGCCATCAACGCCCGTGATGAAGTGGGGCAGCTCATCGCGCAATTGCCTAGCACCAGCGTCTTGTCGCTGGGCGTGGTGAATGGCCGCAATATCTGGAAGACGGACTTGACGGCCGTGCTGGACTGGCTGGAACCCGTGCACGGCAGCCTGCAGTCGCGCCTGTGGATCGCGCCGTCGTGCTCCTTGCTGCATGTGCCGGTTGACCTGGACAGTGAGCAAACGCTCGACGCCGATATCCGCTCCTGGCTGGCTTTTGCCCGCCAAAAACTGGACGAAGTGCACACCATCGCTGGCGCCCTGAATCACGGCCGCGCTTCCGTGCAAGCGGCGCTCGACGCCAACCAGGCGGCAGTGCAGGCGCGCCGCCAGTCGCCGCGCGTGCACAATCCGGACGTGAAAACGGCCGTGGCCCGCATCGACGCCAGCCTGGGCCAGCGCGCCAGCGGCTATGCGGAACGGGCCGCCAAGCAGGCTGCGCTGCTGAAGCTGCCGCTGTATCCGACGACGACCATCGGCTCTTTCCCGCAAACGGCGGAAATCCGCCAGGCGCGCAGCCAGTTCCGCAGCGGCCAGCTGGACGAGGCCAGCTATAAAAAGCTGATGCGGGCGGAAATCGCCCATTGCGTGCAGGAACAGGAAACCCTGGGCCTGGACGTCTTCGTGCACGGCGAAGCAGAACGCAACGACATGGTCGAATATTTCGGCGAACAGCTCGATGGCTACACCTTCAGCCAGTTCGGCTGGGTGCAATCGTACGGCTCGCGCTGCGTGAAGCCGCCCATCCTGTTCGGCGACATCAGCCGCCCGCGCGCCATGACGGTCGAGTGGAGCACCTATGCCCAGTCGCTGACGGACAGGCCGATGAAAGGCATGCTGACGGGCCCCGTCACCATCCTGAACTGGTCCTTCGTGCGCGACGACCAGCCCCGCTCCGTGTCGTGCCACCAGCTGGCGCTGGCCATGCGCGCCGAAGTGCAGGACCTGGAGCAGGCCGGCATCCGCGTGATCCAGATCGACGAGGCGGCGCTGCGCGAAGGCTTGCCATTGCGCAAGTCGCAATGGGCCGAGTACCTGCGCTGGGCCGTGGAATCGTTCCGCATCACGGCCAATGGCGTGGCTGACGAGACGCAGATCCACACGCATATGTGTTATTCGGAATTCAACGACATCATCGCGCAGATCGCCGACATGGATGCCGACGTGATCACGATCGAAACCTCGCGTTCCGACATGGAATTGCTGGACGCCTTCGATGACTTCAAGTATCCGAATGAGATCGGCCCTGGCGTCTACGACATCCATTCGCCCAACATCCCGAGCCAGGAACAGATGGTCAAGCTGATGCGCAAGGCGGCCGAGCGCATTCCCGCGCAGCGCCTGTGGGTCAACCCCGATTGCGGGCTGAAGACGCGGGGATGGAAAGAGGTCATCCCTGCGTTGGCGAATATGGTGGCGGCAGCGAAAACCCTGCGCGGCGACAGCGTCGCATAG
- a CDS encoding epoxyqueuosine reductase QueH, with protein MTDLSDTTLAPADLATLHDDFKRARLAWPEGKNKVLLHSCCAPCSGEVMEAMLASGIDFTIFFYNPNIHPLKEYELRKDENIRFAEKFGIPFIDADYDRDNWFARAKGMENEPERGIRCTMCFDMRFERTALYAHEHGFPVITSSLGISRWKDMKQINGSGVRAAAHYPDLLYWEYNWRKGGGSARMIEISKRENFYQQEYCGCIYSLRDSNEHRVAMGRERIHLGVKFYGLNDGTEDKEDQDGTEK; from the coding sequence ATGACTGACCTGAGCGACACCACCTTGGCACCGGCCGACCTGGCCACCTTGCACGATGATTTCAAACGCGCCAGGCTGGCCTGGCCGGAAGGCAAGAACAAGGTACTGCTGCACTCGTGCTGCGCGCCCTGCTCGGGCGAGGTGATGGAAGCGATGCTGGCGTCCGGCATCGACTTCACGATCTTCTTTTACAACCCGAACATCCATCCGCTGAAGGAATACGAGCTGCGCAAGGACGAGAACATCCGTTTCGCGGAAAAATTCGGCATCCCCTTCATCGATGCCGATTACGACCGCGACAACTGGTTCGCGCGCGCCAAGGGCATGGAAAACGAGCCGGAGCGGGGCATCCGCTGCACCATGTGCTTCGACATGCGCTTCGAGCGCACGGCCCTGTATGCGCACGAACACGGCTTCCCCGTCATCACCAGCTCACTGGGCATTTCTCGCTGGAAAGACATGAAACAGATCAACGGCAGCGGCGTGCGCGCGGCCGCCCATTATCCGGATCTGCTGTACTGGGAATACAACTGGCGCAAGGGTGGCGGCTCGGCCCGCATGATCGAGATCAGCAAGCGCGAGAACTTCTACCAGCAAGAGTATTGCGGCTGCATCTATTCCCTGCGCGACAGCAACGAGCACCGCGTCGCCATGGGCCGCGAGCGCATCCACCTGGGCGTCAAGTTCTACGGTCTCAACGACGGCACGGAAGACAAAGAGGACCAGGACGGCACGGAAAAATAG
- the aceE gene encoding pyruvate dehydrogenase (acetyl-transferring), homodimeric type produces MPTSLAVPDIDPQETQEWLEAMQAVVAVEGRLRAHYLLDQLVDSDAAQHGGLHGRVTTAYTNSIAAERQAAYPGDLAIERRLNAYIRWNAMVMVLRAAKHSNVGGHIATYQSAAVLYDVGFDHFFRGRTDQFAGDLVYIQGHSAPGIYGRAYLEGRITEAQLDNYRREAGREGLSSYPHPRLMPDFWQFPTVSMGLGPLTAAYQARFMRYLEYRGLKQHQGRKVWAFLGDGEMDQPESLAAISLGGRERLDNLIFVVNCNLQRLDGPVRGNSKVIQELEGTFRAAGWHVIKVIWGSGWDALLARDTSGLLRQRMMECVDGDYQTFKSQNGAYVREHFFGKYPALLALVAHLSDDDIWQLTRGGHDPEKVHAAYAEAMRTPGRPTVILAKTVKGFGMGEAGEGQNINHQLKKMSADAVRAFRDRFALPVSDAQLEEMPYLKPAPDSAEARYFAARRAQLGGYIPARIGKAEPLAVPPLSTFATQLKDSGERGASTTMAFVRILGTLLKDPALSKIIVPIVPDESRTFGMEGLFRQIGIHSYLGQLYTPQDAGQLSYYKEAKDGQILQEGINESGAISSWIAAGTSYSNHGLATIPFYIFYSMFGLQRVGDLAWAAADARTRGFLLGATSGRTTLMGEGLQHDDGHSHVLSSVIPNCISYDPTYAYELAVIIHDGMRRMFAEQEDIFYYITLLNENYPHPAMPAGAEAGILRGLYLLEESQDAAAARVQLMGSGSILREVLAAAALLQQDFGVAADVWSATSLTQVRRDGLAVQRWNMLHPDSAPRVPYVAQCLAGRQGPVVVATDYMKIVGDQVRPFVTDRHFVTLGTDGFGRSDTRESLRTFFEVDRHFIVLAALTALADEGRVARSLVGDAIRKYGIDVEKLDPASV; encoded by the coding sequence ATGCCCACATCCCTTGCTGTGCCCGATATCGATCCGCAGGAAACCCAAGAATGGCTGGAGGCGATGCAGGCCGTCGTCGCCGTGGAAGGGCGCCTGCGCGCCCATTATTTGCTCGACCAGCTCGTCGATTCCGATGCCGCGCAGCACGGCGGCCTGCATGGCCGCGTCACCACGGCCTATACCAACAGCATCGCCGCCGAACGCCAGGCCGCCTATCCGGGCGACCTGGCCATCGAGCGCCGCCTGAATGCCTACATCCGCTGGAACGCCATGGTGATGGTCTTGCGCGCGGCGAAACACTCGAACGTGGGCGGCCACATCGCCACCTACCAGTCGGCGGCCGTGCTGTACGACGTGGGCTTCGACCACTTCTTCCGTGGCCGCACGGACCAGTTCGCCGGCGACCTGGTCTACATCCAGGGCCATTCCGCGCCCGGCATCTATGGCCGCGCCTACCTGGAAGGGCGCATCACGGAAGCGCAACTGGACAATTACCGCCGCGAAGCGGGCCGCGAGGGCCTGTCCTCGTACCCGCATCCGCGCCTGATGCCCGACTTCTGGCAATTTCCCACCGTCTCCATGGGCCTGGGCCCGCTGACGGCCGCCTACCAGGCCCGCTTCATGCGCTACCTCGAGTACCGTGGCTTGAAGCAGCACCAGGGCCGCAAGGTGTGGGCCTTTCTCGGCGATGGCGAGATGGACCAGCCCGAATCCCTGGCCGCCATTTCGCTGGGCGGACGCGAGCGCCTGGATAACCTGATCTTCGTGGTGAACTGCAACCTGCAGCGCCTCGACGGTCCCGTGCGCGGCAACAGCAAGGTCATCCAGGAGCTGGAAGGCACGTTCCGCGCGGCCGGCTGGCATGTCATCAAGGTCATCTGGGGCAGCGGCTGGGATGCCTTGCTGGCGCGTGATACGAGCGGCTTGTTGCGCCAGCGCATGATGGAATGCGTGGATGGCGATTACCAGACCTTCAAGTCGCAGAATGGCGCGTATGTGCGCGAACATTTCTTCGGCAAGTATCCGGCACTGCTGGCGCTGGTGGCGCACCTGTCGGACGATGATATCTGGCAGCTGACGCGGGGCGGACACGATCCCGAGAAAGTCCACGCCGCATATGCCGAGGCCATGCGCACGCCTGGCCGTCCCACCGTGATCCTGGCGAAGACCGTCAAGGGTTTCGGCATGGGCGAGGCGGGCGAGGGGCAGAATATCAACCACCAGCTGAAAAAGATGAGCGCCGACGCCGTGCGCGCGTTTCGCGACCGCTTCGCGCTGCCCGTCAGCGATGCCCAGCTGGAAGAAATGCCGTATCTGAAACCGGCGCCGGACAGCGCGGAAGCGCGCTACTTTGCCGCCCGCCGGGCGCAGTTGGGCGGCTATATCCCGGCCCGCATCGGCAAGGCTGAGCCCTTGGCCGTGCCGCCGCTGTCCACGTTCGCCACCCAGCTCAAGGATAGTGGCGAGCGGGGTGCGTCGACCACCATGGCCTTCGTGCGCATCCTCGGCACCCTGCTGAAAGACCCCGCCTTGAGCAAGATCATCGTGCCCATCGTGCCCGACGAATCGCGCACGTTCGGCATGGAAGGCCTGTTCCGCCAGATCGGCATCCATTCCTACCTGGGCCAGCTGTACACGCCGCAGGACGCCGGGCAGCTCAGCTATTACAAGGAAGCCAAGGATGGGCAGATCTTGCAGGAGGGGATCAACGAATCGGGGGCCATTTCCTCCTGGATCGCCGCCGGCACCTCGTACAGCAACCATGGCCTGGCCACCATTCCGTTCTACATTTTTTATTCGATGTTCGGCTTGCAGCGCGTGGGCGACCTGGCGTGGGCGGCGGCCGATGCCCGCACGCGTGGCTTCCTGCTGGGCGCCACGTCGGGACGCACGACGTTGATGGGCGAAGGCCTCCAGCATGACGATGGCCACAGCCATGTGCTGTCGTCCGTCATTCCCAACTGCATCTCCTACGATCCCACCTATGCCTACGAGCTGGCCGTGATCATCCACGATGGCATGCGCCGCATGTTTGCCGAGCAGGAAGACATTTTTTACTACATCACCTTGCTCAACGAAAACTATCCGCATCCGGCCATGCCGGCCGGGGCCGAGGCGGGCATCCTGCGGGGCCTGTACCTGCTGGAGGAAAGCCAGGACGCGGCGGCGGCGCGCGTGCAGCTGATGGGCAGCGGCTCCATCCTGCGCGAAGTGCTGGCCGCCGCCGCGCTGCTGCAGCAGGATTTCGGCGTGGCGGCCGATGTGTGGAGCGCCACCAGCCTGACGCAAGTGCGGCGCGACGGCCTGGCCGTGCAGCGCTGGAACATGCTGCACCCGGACAGTGCGCCGCGCGTGCCGTATGTCGCGCAATGCCTGGCCGGCCGGCAAGGCCCCGTCGTGGTGGCCACCGACTACATGAAGATCGTCGGCGACCAGGTGCGCCCGTTTGTCACCGACCGGCATTTCGTCACGCTGGGCACGGACGGCTTCGGCCGCTCCGATACGCGCGAATCGCTGCGCACCTTCTTTGAAGTGGACCGCCATTTCATCGTGCTGGCCGCGCTGACGGCGCTGGCCGATGAGGGGAGGGTGGCGCGCAGCCTGGTGGGCGACGCCATCCGCAAGTACGGCATCGACGTGGAAAAGCTCGATCCCGCATCCGTGTAA
- a CDS encoding APH(3')-I family aminoglycoside O-phosphotransferase: MHDMNREKACAAVQMPASLSAELAGYEWGRDTVGASGGAVYRLHGKAHRPELFLKHGKDAIADDIADEMVRLRWLGGYVPVPAVVHFTRADDEAWLLMTPVPGKTAYQILEAYPERRTAVVDAIAAFLRQIHAIPISDCPFTSEHGYRLVRARTRIDAGLVDEDDFDDEREGWTAEQVWDAMQALLPLAPDPVVTHGDFSLDNMLIDGEAFACIDVGRAGIADRYQDLAIAWNCLAEFGAPLQQRFLEQYGVPKPDRDKLHFHLMLDELF; the protein is encoded by the coding sequence ATGCATGATATGAATCGCGAGAAAGCGTGCGCAGCCGTGCAGATGCCGGCCAGCCTGTCGGCCGAGCTGGCCGGATACGAGTGGGGGCGTGACACGGTAGGCGCATCGGGCGGAGCCGTGTACCGGCTCCACGGCAAGGCGCATCGTCCCGAACTGTTTTTGAAACACGGCAAAGATGCCATTGCCGATGACATCGCCGATGAAATGGTCAGGCTGCGCTGGCTGGGGGGATATGTCCCCGTGCCCGCCGTCGTGCATTTCACCCGCGCGGATGACGAGGCATGGTTGCTCATGACGCCGGTACCCGGGAAAACTGCTTACCAGATACTGGAAGCCTATCCCGAACGCAGAACCGCTGTCGTGGACGCTATCGCGGCTTTCCTGCGACAGATACATGCAATCCCCATTAGCGACTGCCCTTTTACGAGCGAGCATGGCTACCGCCTGGTTCGTGCGCGTACGCGCATCGATGCGGGTCTGGTGGACGAAGACGACTTCGACGACGAGCGTGAAGGCTGGACGGCGGAGCAGGTATGGGACGCCATGCAAGCCCTGTTGCCACTCGCGCCCGATCCGGTGGTCACCCACGGCGACTTTTCGCTCGATAATATGCTCATCGACGGGGAGGCGTTTGCCTGCATCGATGTGGGTCGAGCTGGCATTGCCGATCGCTACCAGGACCTCGCCATCGCCTGGAATTGCCTTGCAGAGTTCGGTGCACCGCTTCAGCAGAGATTCCTGGAGCAATATGGCGTCCCCAAGCCTGATCGGGACAAGCTGCACTTCCACTTGATGCTCGACGAGTTATTTTAA
- a CDS encoding transketolase-like TK C-terminal-containing protein translates to MHMPSSFPLPPLPGGETRHAAQACLAALAPAPGLPPAHASPRRALGAMAGRLKQGGAMVARMCLGESPSADGDAWALGASAGAWSLRYRHGAMQGEKPLLYLCSPASLPALRGVLAESGERGIVCNDAETQASRWHKGVQPALPAWLVAQHNCTPFDPANGEEVRAILRAALETLYVARQPGYFYLATHDEDAGDSTVAAPLSAADAAAAGLGMYRVSPPGAAPCRVRLCGAGRMLAVVADAARLLEEDWGIVAQVWSCPSYTRLARDAQAAEQWNCRHPRAVPRLAHVQRCLDGSAAPVIAVTAYGQHIAGQIGAYVRGRFLAIGADTRMETSAPWLAVTALKALADDGALPVQLVDDALRRYALL, encoded by the coding sequence ATGCATATGCCCTCTTCATTTCCCCTTCCGCCACTGCCAGGCGGCGAGACGCGCCACGCCGCCCAAGCCTGCCTGGCCGCGCTCGCGCCGGCGCCAGGCTTGCCGCCAGCACACGCTTCGCCACGCCGCGCGCTGGGCGCCATGGCGGGCCGCCTGAAGCAGGGCGGCGCCATGGTCGCGCGCATGTGCCTGGGAGAGTCGCCATCAGCGGACGGCGACGCCTGGGCACTGGGCGCGTCCGCAGGCGCATGGTCCTTGCGCTACCGCCATGGAGCGATGCAGGGGGAAAAGCCGTTGCTGTACCTGTGCAGTCCCGCCTCGCTCCCGGCATTGCGCGGCGTGCTGGCCGAGTCGGGTGAGCGTGGCATCGTCTGCAACGATGCGGAAACGCAAGCCTCGCGCTGGCACAAGGGCGTGCAGCCTGCGCTGCCCGCCTGGCTGGTTGCGCAGCATAATTGCACGCCGTTCGACCCGGCTAACGGCGAGGAAGTGCGCGCGATCCTGCGCGCGGCCCTGGAAACCCTGTATGTGGCACGGCAGCCCGGCTATTTCTACCTGGCCACGCATGATGAGGATGCGGGCGATTCGACGGTGGCGGCGCCCTTGTCGGCCGCCGATGCGGCAGCGGCCGGCCTGGGCATGTACCGCGTGTCGCCGCCGGGGGCGGCGCCATGCCGGGTGCGCCTGTGCGGGGCGGGACGGATGCTGGCCGTCGTTGCCGATGCCGCCCGCCTGCTGGAGGAAGACTGGGGCATTGTCGCGCAAGTGTGGAGTTGCCCCAGCTATACGCGCCTGGCGCGCGATGCGCAGGCGGCGGAGCAATGGAACTGCCGCCATCCGCGCGCCGTCCCCAGGCTGGCCCATGTGCAGCGCTGCCTCGACGGCAGCGCCGCGCCCGTCATCGCCGTCACCGCTTATGGGCAGCATATCGCGGGCCAGATCGGCGCTTACGTGCGCGGGCGTTTCCTCGCCATCGGCGCCGACACCCGGATGGAAACGAGCGCGCCCTGGCTGGCCGTCACGGCGCTCAAGGCCCTGGCCGACGACGGCGCGTTGCCCGTGCAGCTCGTCGACGACGCGCTGCGGCGTTACGCCTTGCTCTGA